acggcaagctgaGCAGCTATCCGCTCTCCCTTCAGCGAAGTACAAACATCCAGAACACCGCCAGCTTTCTTCCTCGATCTCGACAGCCCTTTTCGTGCTTCCGACACGATTTTAAAGCGACAAACGGCTGTTCTGCCACTGATTGCAGACCGAGTCCCTTCAAACTTCGACGTCTGTGCAGCATGCTGTGTCCCAAGTGCCTGTCGCATGGACGCATCTagaggagctgctgctgctcgtgtcCACCTTTCGATATAATATAGTGCCGACATTACACCATGGGCAGAGATCACCAAGAAGACTCGGTGTCTccgcggacgcggacgccgcAGCTTCTGCCGTCGGCAAGCCCATCGCAGTCCGCTCTCGCATTGTCCAACTCCAAGTCCGACTCCCTTCACCCTCCCTCGGTCTCCGCGACAGGCCAACAGCCCGACGATGGCAAGCGTGCTACGAGTGCACAGGTGAACACGAACGGAGCACCCAAGGATGGAGAAGCCGCCACGAGCGGCGCTGACAACGGCAAAAGCCCCGGGCCGCGGCTTGAGATTCCTCGAATCGTGCAGCCCAGCGGCCAGCGGGACAGTGATGGCGCGCTCTCGCCTGCCTCTGAGGCGACTGctacggcgccgccctccataTCTGGCAGTAGAAGCGTTCAGTTCGCGAGGCCGGATGCTTTGGAGGAGTCAATCCCAGCGCCCGCGCACTCCCGCCATGGCTCCTGGGACGGGCCTGAAACCCCAGGAAAGTCCCGAGGCGCCTCCTTCATGTCTAAGATCAAGGCCTTGGCCAGCCCTCCCGCCCAACACACCCCAAGGATGCTCAGCATGCCCTCAGCACCTTTTGAGAGTGGATCGCAGTCCTTGACCAACTCACCCACGGCTGTTCGTTTTGGTACTCGGCTCCCGGACACTCTCGTGGAAGAGCActccgatgccgatgccgataTCGAGGAAACCGCAGATGAGTCAAACATTCCCGAACATGGTTCTTCCAAGAAGAAAAAGCGCAAGATGAAGCGCTTCAAAAAGGGACACACCCCTTCACCCTCCATAACCAGGCTCCCCTCCGACTTGGACGCGCTGGGCCTGGGGAGCCGCCTGCTGAGGCGTCGCGCAAGCATGCCTGACACCTCGGCGCATGACCAGGCCATGTCCGAAGGCGATGGTCGAGATCAGATGCGACGCAGGCCGTTCAGAAGAGGCCATTCCTATGCAGAGCCCATGGCGCGGCCACCAGtggacgacatggacgacatAGAGGAAACTGCAGTAGTCGGTCGACGAACGGGTCATTTGCGCCGCATCACTGTCtttggcggaggcggtgtATCAGATGGTGATGCAATGACGCCCCGCAGACCATTCTTCAACTCGGAGCGAGCGTCCAACTTTGGCGCCCAAAAGTGGAAACAAGTCAAGAGCACGCTCAAGCTCCTCCggcagaagaaggaggaTCGCTTCGACTATTACAAGTCTGCAGAGCTGATGGCTGAGCTGCGAGCGGGCGCTCCCGCAGTCCTGATGCTAGCGAGCATGATCCAGCGAGATGAACATGGGAATAAGAGAATCCCGGTGCTCTTGGAGCAGCTCAAGCTGCGCATCAAGGACAGCGCTCCCATGCCCGATGATGACAAGGAACGCCACTGGATCTTCACCATCGAGCTTGAATATGGCAGCGGTCCCAGCCGGATGAGCTGGATCGTTATCCGTACCATTAGGGACATCTACAACCTCCATTTCCGCTACAAGTTTGCTCTCAGCAACGAAAAGTATATGCCGGGCCGCCTGGATCTCGGAGCCCGGCCGAAGCAGCCGAAGTTCCCGTATTCTGCGTTTCCCTATcttcgccgcgctcgagACAAGAGCGactcgagcgacgaggaggagcaggctAGTGTCCGTGGCGACGACACCGCAGGCGAAGGCACAGCAGGCGAAGGCATTACAGATGATGGCCCATACCAACCTCGGCGGAAGAAGTCGCGGGCAAACTTGTGGGGTATGCGACGGCGCTCAACAGGCTTTACGGATCCGGGCGAGGGCTCGAACGCTGAGGGCGGGCAAGCGGCGTTCCTAGACATGATGACTCGCAGACAGCGATACGTGGAAAAGCAACGGCGCACACTGGAAAAGTATTTGTCCGAGATGATTCGCTGGCTCATGTTTCGAGCGGACAGCAACCGCCTGTGCCGGTTTCTGGAGCTGTCAGCTCTCGGAGTCCGCCTCGCTGCAGAGGGCAGCTATCACGGCAAAGAGGGCTACCTGCACATCCAGTCTTCAAAGGGCCTGGACTTCCGTCGCGTGCTGACACCCGCAAAGGTCATCGCTCGGCACACACGCAAGTGGTTCTTGGTTCGGCAGAGCTACATTGTGTGTGTCGAATCGCCAGAGAACATGAACATTTACGACGTGTACCTCGTCGACTCCAAGTTCAGCATCGTTTCTAAGCGGAATCCGCTGAAGCAGATGACGTCCAAGGACAAGCAGTCAGAAATCGATCTGACGGTGGAAGCGCCTCCAGACAAGCACCATACACTTGCACTACACACATCCGAACGCAAGGTCCGCCTTTTTTCACGCTACCAATCGGTCATGAGACAGTTCGAAGAGTCCATCAACGAGATGCTGCGACAGACGCCTTGGTATCAACCAAAGCGCTTCGACAGCTTCGCTCCAGTCCGAACTGGCGTTTTCGCCCAGTGGCTCGTAGACGGCCGTGACTACATGTGGAACGTATCTCGAGCCATCAACATGGCCAGGGACGTCATCTACATCCACGACTGGTGGCTGAGCCCCGAGCTATACATGCGGCGTCCCGCTGCCATTAGTCAAAAGTGGCGACTCGACAGGCTCTTGCAGAAGAAAGCCCGCGAGGGTGTCAAGATTTTTGTTATTGTATATCGAAATGTCGAAGCGGCCATTCCCATCGACTCCGAGTACACCAAGTTCTCGCTCTTGAACCTGCACCCAAACATCTTCGTTCAACGTTCGCCCAATCAGTTCAAAAAGAACCAGTTCTTCTTCGCGCATCACGAGAAGATTTGCGTCGTCGATCACGACGTCGCCTTTGTCGGCGGTATCGATCTTTGCTTCGGCCGTTGGGACTGCCCGCAGCACCCAATCGTGGACGACAAGCCGACTGGCTTTGAGATGACGGAGCAGCCCAAGGATGCAGAGCACTGCCAGCTATTCCCAGGCAAAGACTACTCGAATCCGCGGGTGCAAGACTTTTTCCGGCTTAACGAACCGTACGAGGAGATGTACGATCGAAGCAAGGTCCCGAGAATGCCTTGGCACGACGTGGCGATGCAAGTCGTCGGGCAGCCCGCTCGAGATCTAACACGCCACTTCGTACAGCGCTGGAACTATCTTCGCCGTGGTCGGAAGCCAACTCGCCCACTACCCTTCCTATTGCCACCCCCGGATGCCAAGtttgacgagctcgaggctcTCGGCCTGACGGGCACGTGCGAGGTCCAGATCCTGCGATCTGCAACAACGTGGTCACTAGGCACGGACGGCACAGAGCACAGCATCCAAAACGCCTACATCAAAATGATTGAGGATTCGGAGCACTTTGTGTACATTGAGAATCAATTCTTCATAACCAGCACGGAAGCGTATAACACCAAGATCGTGAATCGGATTGGTGATGCTCTCGTCGACCGCATCATTCGAGCCCACGAGAAAGACGAAGACTGGCGCTGCGTCATAGTCATTCCACTCATGCCAGGCTTCCAAAACACCGTCGATGAACAAGAAGGGACCAGTGTGCGGCTGATCCTCATGTGTCAGTACAAGAGCATATGCAGAGGCGAGCAGTCAATATTTGGGCGGCTCCGGGCCGCAGGCATCGAGCCCGAGGAGTACATATCTTTCTACTCCCTCCGACAGTGGGGCATCATGGGCAATGACGCACTCGTAACTGAGCAGCTTTACATTCACGCCAAGGCGATCGTGGTTGATGACCGAGTGGCACTTATTGGGTCTGCCAACATCAACGAGCGCTCCATGTTGGGAATCCGTGATTCGGAATGCGCGGCCATCGTCCGGGACACCGACATGATTTGGTCAACCATGGCTGGCAAGCCCTACCAGGTCGGACGCTTTGCACACACACTTCGCCTGCGACTAATGCGCGAGCATCTTGGCCTGGATGTAGACGAGATATTGGAGGAAGAGCGGCAGCAAGAAATGGATCGCGAAGCTTTCGAGCAAGAAATGGACGCCATTTATCACGAAGATCCGTTGAATCCGGATGGCGCTGGCCCCAGCTCCGGTCGCCGCGAGAGAGCACAGACGCAACGGCGTCCGTCATCCCGGGCCCCAAGCTTCAACCGGGAGCTGGACATGGAAATGGCGCAAGCAATCCACGATGGCGAACCGCTTGAGAAGGGCAAAGATGCCTCGGACAGCCGTGTGACGAGTGAAAAGCACGTCCTAGATGTGTCGGGTTACGGGCCAGACCAATGGAAGAGCGCCGGTCAAAGCGGTCTCGACCAAGGGCGCGACTCGGTCATCATCAATGGGCGCGAAGTGCTCGTACATGATATCGACACGTCGGGCAAAGGAGCGCTGGACTCTCCGAAGCCACCGCACGACACGGTACCGCCTCCTGAGAACCGCTATCTGGAAtccggcggaggcggcaacGCCGCTAtaccgccgacgccctcccTCACCCGCCGAACCACGGAGCAGCTGGGCTTGCCTCGTGCGGCACAGCTTCCTCCCCTACCGGTAGAGGATGACACGGACATTGGGGGGCCGCCTATGCATCTTGATCCCGTTTCTGGCCAACCAATCAACAGTGCGTTCCATCCTATGGCGGCTGATATCAAATGCGTCGACATCACCAAAGACTGCATGCGCGACCCAGTGAACCCAAATTTCCTCGACGAGATCTGGAACAAGGCCGCGATAAACAACACCAAGCTTTACCGCAGAGTCTTCCGCTGCATGCCAGACTCTGAGGTGAGCACCTGGACCGAGTATCGCGAGTATTCGGCATATAGCGAGAGGTTCCGTGCAAGTATGGAGGGAAAGAATACTGGCGAGGAGTCCGAGATGAAGCGCGAGACGAATTTGCAGCACGCATCGACCGCGGCTGGTGCAGGTGTCAGTGCTCCAGGGCCTGAAGCGATGATACACGCCGCGAAGCAGGGAGCCGAGAAGATCCCCGAGAAGCTGGCAGAAAACTTGCCCATCTCAGATCAGAATCAGGGAAAGACCAGCGTCATCGTGCcaggggcgggcgagaccgAGCTGGATGAGAAGGTGGCGCTACAGCACGAGAGCCAACGTCCAGACCCACGCGCGCCGACAAACCTAACCACAGCAATGAACGCTGGGGCCGAGAGCCGCATGGAAGCGTCTTCCCCCGTGTACCCTCCCGGCGATACTGCGTTCCCTCCGTTGGAGACGACACCCACGAAACCCCTAGACCGCCAAGCCACCAAGAACACTGAGCGCAAGACGACCTTCTCTGCTCCGGACAAGCCACCGTCCAAGGAATGCAAGGAAACtagtgcgccgccgccgggacaGAACGGATCCATcaagcgtcgccgtcgtggtaCCACGAAGGGGAGCAAGCGCACCTTCAGTATCGAAGATATGCCGTCccgtgccgacgccgaagaGCTGCTGAAGATGGTGCAAGGCAACCTAGTTCAGTTCCCATATGATTGGCTTCTTACGGAGGACCAGAATGGCAACTGGGGTTATcaggtcgacggcgttgcCCCCTTGGCAATCTAGTAAGTTTGTTGTCTGTATACATTTGGCCAGTGACAGGCGAGACTGACACGCGTGGCAGCAACTAGTATTTTCTTCGTATCGAGAGTTGGTAACATTTAGTTTCAAACGGCTGCGGATTGCACAGCGCATCATCAAAAGGTTAGCATGGCCTGGAGTTTAGCTGAGACAACAATAAAGGAGCACGGAGTCACGACGTATTTCATCTACTCATTTCCCTTCTCTTTCCTGCTTCAACATCTCGTTCGCATGAAACGGCATAAATTCGCTTGTAATGGAAGGCTAGGTGCTCTATTTTTACAATATTCCACAGTGTAGTGTACACGCTGGAGACCCTTGGAAGGACCTGTGCTGGTCATACCCGCTCGCTGACCCATATTGCGCCCCGGCAGCCTGCCCTAATGACGCCTGTCAGGAGCCAATGCGGCTCTGCCTTCTTAGCGTCGTGCTCGACAGCGTGATCCAGatgctcgagctcctcgtcacGTATCCTCCGGAGTGTTGACACGAGCTCACGGATCTCTCCCCCAACCTCGTAGCCCTCGGCCTCCCAACCGGATATTACCTCGAGCAGAACGCGAATCTGGTTATTGTAGTGGCCACCAATCTCGGTCTCGACGGCTTCGGTgcaggccatggcggcctcgcggcccatgacggcggtgGACCAGCCGAGGCccgtggcgaggacggacCAGAGCGGATATAGGGCCGTGGGCCGAACGCGGTGCCGCCGGATGAGCTCGTTGAAAGTGTCGAAGTGGCCGGCCTCTTGATCGTACATGTGCTTCATGAGTGGGCGGAGGTGTGGGTGTTGGCGGACCAGGAGAGGCGTCTGGGCAGTGTAGatgagggtggcggcgagctcgccggcctgaTTTACGCGGAGCTGTGACGGTTGTGAGTTACCGGAAATTGCTGACTCGAGTTTGCGGCAAGTGTTGGTTGGAGTTAGGGGGGGGGACTAACAGCGGAGGCGAGGAACTCGCGCTGTTCCTGGGTGAGCGGCTTGCGTTTCTTCGAGGTCGATGGCGACACAGCTTCGGCGCCGAATGGTACGGATGTtgagagcgcgcgcgcctgggcAAGGCAGATTGACATCCTGGGGAGAACCCGAACAGCGCCGCGTGCCGCGCACCGTGTTggcagcatggcggcggacaTTCGTTGCGTGCGGCCACAACAACAGGCTTGGGTGCTTCTGGTGCAAGCCTGGGCCGTCAAGAACGAGGGCACAAATCGAACGATTCGCAACTTCACAGACGGGGAtcgggatggatggctccAGTGGTGCATTGCATCCAATGACGCCCATTGACACTGCTGGAGCCGAATCCCCACCACATTGGTTGCCATACTGTagtgcgccgcgcccggaCAAAGAATTCGCCGCACTGGAGGTTTCCAGTTAGGTTTGATTCAGCCAATGGGCGGCGGCTAGGCACAATAGGCACAGCACACACACGGACACAGAGCAACAGCCCGCTCCGCTGGAGAGCGCAACTCggcctcgccttcgcccccAGCACACTTCACTTCTTCGCTTGTCGCGTCACTtgctcgcccacgccctccCGCGCCCTCTATCCCTTCCGACGCAAAAGCCTTCACGACTGCCTTTCGCTCGCAGAAAGCCCTCTTCGAGCAGCTGCTTGCGGTGATCATCAAGCCGGCCGggacgctgctgcagctcgcaGCCGTAGCTCGCCCTGGGGGCTGACCTCACACCGCACCCCTTTTGCATGCAGCGAGGCTTTTTCCTGCATTCGACCGGCTTGTCAACCGAGCGACTTCCATCATGGCtgacatcgacgacgagctccttgccctcgcggGCGGTGACTCGGAGGATGAGGGCTCCGTCCGCTCCAGCagaaggccgtcgccgtcgccgccgcccagggacTCGGGCAAGTCCAAGAAGGCGAAACGCGCACCTAAAGACGATGAGtccgaggaagagggcgaagCGTAAGTTGTCCATGTCTCATTACTTGCCGTCCGGCGAATGAGCCACCATGATGCCTATCTGCAGtatggtggtgatggtggcggcgtcgtgtaCTTCATGGTGAAAGATCCGTTTGCTAATGCGATTTTCGTCGCCCCGCCATCAGAATTTCCAGAGCTTCATCACCAAACTCTCTCGAATCGGCACCAATGGATGAATCGGACtcagacgacgagcagccctctcgtgctcgcgctgccgcggcgcctcgcggcggcgacgatgacaagtACCCCGTCGATGGCATGTTCATGAGCCAGACCGAAAAGGCGGAGATTATGGCTCTCCGTGAAGTCGAGCGAGAACAGATCATTGCGGACCGTATCTCTGAGAttgagcgccagcgccagaaCCGTTTACTTCGCCAGATGGTCACCACCGCTGAGaacgaggagcgcaaggcagtcaagaagaagaggagtGCCGACActgccgagctcgaggatgacgatCGCAGATCGTCCCGCCAGCGCACCGGCAAGCCAGCTGAGACGGCCATGGACTCACTTCGCCGCGCCAGAGCCGAGAAGCAGAGGCGGAAGGAGGACCACGAGCGCCGAAAGGACTACTCGCCCAGGCGGGACTCGCGCGAGCCCGAGAGCGATGACGACtttggacggcggcggagcctTACGCCGGAGAAGGAACTCGACAAGGAGCTACCCCCgccggagctcaaggacTACGAAAAGGTGCGAGTTGGCCGGAATCAGTTCGCCCAGGTGTGCCAGACGCCTGGCTTCGAGGCTGCCATCACGGGGTGCTACATTCGGGTGGCGGTCGGCACACATCCCGAGACGGGCATAGAGCAGTATCGAATGGCGTTGATTAAAGGTAAAGACATCCGTTATCGTAAAAGGTCAATGCAGCGCTGACACGTGCACGCCAGGCTTCACAACGAGTAGACCTTATGCGATTATGAGTCCCAATGGGGCTTTCGTCACTGACCAGTACGTGAAGGCGGCACATGGCAAGTCCGTCAAGGAATTTCCGTTCATTGCCGCCTCGAACGGAAAGTTTGACGCGGTGAGTCTCGGCGATGCTCAAACAAACATGACCACAAATCTCTGACGtgctgcaggccgagctcAATCGCTACCAAATTACATGCAACAACGAAGGCGTGACGTTACCCACACGGGAATTCTTGTGGGACAAGGTTGATGCCATCAACGCTCTCCTGGCCCACAAGTGGACGAGCGAGGAAATCAAAGCGCGACTAGCGAAGCGCAACGAGTTGAAACGACAATTTGACCCCGCAGAACGTGAGCGTGTTGCTCGACTGCTCGATGAGGCCGCCTCGAGAGGTGATGAAGAGGAGGCGGACAGGCTGCAACAGGAGCTCGACAAGCTTGGCAACAAGCGCCTGGC
Above is a genomic segment from Purpureocillium takamizusanense chromosome 2, complete sequence containing:
- the RTF1 gene encoding RNA polymerase-associated protein rtf1 (BUSCO:EOG09264XOZ~COG:K~EggNog:ENOG503NU0X), whose translation is MADIDDELLALAGGDSEDEGSVRSSRRPSPSPPPRDSGKSKKAKRAPKDDESEEEGEAISRASSPNSLESAPMDESDSDDEQPSRARAAAAPRGGDDDKYPVDGMFMSQTEKAEIMALREVEREQIIADRISEIERQRQNRLLRQMVTTAENEERKAVKKKRSADTAELEDDDRRSSRQRTGKPAETAMDSLRRARAEKQRRKEDHERRKDYSPRRDSREPESDDDFGRRRSLTPEKELDKELPPPELKDYEKVRVGRNQFAQVCQTPGFEAAITGCYIRVAVGTHPETGIEQYRMALIKGFTTSRPYAIMSPNGAFVTDQYVKAAHGKSVKEFPFIAASNGKFDAAELNRYQITCNNEGVTLPTREFLWDKVDAINALLAHKWTSEEIKARLAKRNELKRQFDPAERERVARLLDEAASRGDEEEADRLQQELDKLGNKRLAFKTTLGPSKLTDTAATSTEQDWLAERNRENRRMNAELVRKAQLKEKAKAREVERAISRGEAVPDDPSRRLRTKAKFVHDVNDTPQKPSQNGSAASTPANGGTPKVAPTKPQMASHLAKLQEKKYEESKGLPMIHKPLMDDDVIGALDLDIDVEI
- the COQ7 gene encoding ubiquinone biosynthesis monooxygenase Coq7 (COG:Q~EggNog:ENOG503NY4E); the protein is MHHWSHPSRSPSVKLRIVRFVPSFLTAQACTRSTQACCCGRTQRMSAAMLPTRCAARGAVRVLPRMSICLAQARALSTSVPFGAEAVSPSTSKKRKPLTQEQREFLASALRVNQAGELAATLIYTAQTPLLVRQHPHLRPLMKHMYDQEAGHFDTFNELIRRHRVRPTALYPLWSVLATGLGWSTAVMGREAAMACTEAVETEIGGHYNNQIRVLLEVISGWEAEGYEVGGEIRELVSTLRRIRDEELEHLDHAVEHDAKKAEPHWLLTGVIRAGCRGAIWVSERV
- the SPO14 gene encoding Phospholipase D (EggNog:ENOG503NX5P~COG:I), encoding MGRDHQEDSVSPRTRTPQLLPSASPSQSALALSNSKSDSLHPPSVSATGQQPDDGKRATSAQVNTNGAPKDGEAATSGADNGKSPGPRLEIPRIVQPSGQRDSDGALSPASEATATAPPSISGSRSVQFARPDALEESIPAPAHSRHGSWDGPETPGKSRGASFMSKIKALASPPAQHTPRMLSMPSAPFESGSQSLTNSPTAVRFGTRLPDTLVEEHSDADADIEETADESNIPEHGSSKKKKRKMKRFKKGHTPSPSITRLPSDLDALGLGSRLLRRRASMPDTSAHDQAMSEGDGRDQMRRRPFRRGHSYAEPMARPPVDDMDDIEETAVVGRRTGHLRRITVFGGGGVSDGDAMTPRRPFFNSERASNFGAQKWKQVKSTLKLLRQKKEDRFDYYKSAELMAELRAGAPAVLMLASMIQRDEHGNKRIPVLLEQLKLRIKDSAPMPDDDKERHWIFTIELEYGSGPSRMSWIVIRTIRDIYNLHFRYKFALSNEKYMPGRLDLGARPKQPKFPYSAFPYLRRARDKSDSSDEEEQASVRGDDTAGEGTAGEGITDDGPYQPRRKKSRANLWGMRRRSTGFTDPGEGSNAEGGQAAFLDMMTRRQRYVEKQRRTLEKYLSEMIRWLMFRADSNRLCRFLELSALGVRLAAEGSYHGKEGYLHIQSSKGLDFRRVLTPAKVIARHTRKWFLVRQSYIVCVESPENMNIYDVYLVDSKFSIVSKRNPLKQMTSKDKQSEIDLTVEAPPDKHHTLALHTSERKVRLFSRYQSVMRQFEESINEMLRQTPWYQPKRFDSFAPVRTGVFAQWLVDGRDYMWNVSRAINMARDVIYIHDWWLSPELYMRRPAAISQKWRLDRLLQKKAREGVKIFVIVYRNVEAAIPIDSEYTKFSLLNLHPNIFVQRSPNQFKKNQFFFAHHEKICVVDHDVAFVGGIDLCFGRWDCPQHPIVDDKPTGFEMTEQPKDAEHCQLFPGKDYSNPRVQDFFRLNEPYEEMYDRSKVPRMPWHDVAMQVVGQPARDLTRHFVQRWNYLRRGRKPTRPLPFLLPPPDAKFDELEALGLTGTCEVQILRSATTWSLGTDGTEHSIQNAYIKMIEDSEHFVYIENQFFITSTEAYNTKIVNRIGDALVDRIIRAHEKDEDWRCVIVIPLMPGFQNTVDEQEGTSVRLILMCQYKSICRGEQSIFGRLRAAGIEPEEYISFYSLRQWGIMGNDALVTEQLYIHAKAIVVDDRVALIGSANINERSMLGIRDSECAAIVRDTDMIWSTMAGKPYQVGRFAHTLRLRLMREHLGLDVDEILEEERQQEMDREAFEQEMDAIYHEDPLNPDGAGPSSGRRERAQTQRRPSSRAPSFNRELDMEMAQAIHDGEPLEKGKDASDSRVTSEKHVLDVSGYGPDQWKSAGQSGLDQGRDSVIINGREVLVHDIDTSGKGALDSPKPPHDTVPPPENRYLESGGGGNAAIPPTPSLTRRTTEQLGLPRAAQLPPLPVEDDTDIGGPPMHLDPVSGQPINSAFHPMAADIKCVDITKDCMRDPVNPNFLDEIWNKAAINNTKLYRRVFRCMPDSEVSTWTEYREYSAYSERFRASMEGKNTGEESEMKRETNLQHASTAAGAGVSAPGPEAMIHAAKQGAEKIPEKLAENLPISDQNQGKTSVIVPGAGETELDEKVALQHESQRPDPRAPTNLTTAMNAGAESRMEASSPVYPPGDTAFPPLETTPTKPLDRQATKNTERKTTFSAPDKPPSKECKETSAPPPGQNGSIKRRRRGTTKGSKRTFSIEDMPSRADAEELLKMVQGNLVQFPYDWLLTEDQNGNWGYQVDGVAPLAIYN